Part of the Deinococcota bacterium genome, GAATCTTCGAGAAGTCGTCTCGGCCGAGGTCCTTTTGGCCCTTCATGTTGAAGACGCAGTGGTCGGTGGAGACGATCTCCAAGGTGCCGTCCGCGACCGCTTCCCACAGCGCCTCACCGTCGGCCTTGGTGCGCATGGGCGGCGAGCAGACGTACTTGGCGCCCTCGAAGCCGGGCCTGGCCAGGTCGCGCTCGGTCATGAAGAAGTACTGGGTGCAGGTTTCGCCGTGGACGTTCAGCCCTTTCCACTGGCCCAGCCTGAGCTGCTCGACCGCCGAGGCGCAGGTCATATGCACCACGTAGAGGGCGGCGTCCGCCATCCCGGCCAGGGCCACCGCCCGGCCCGTCGCCTCGGCCTCGGCCAGGTGGGGCCGGGTGCGCGCGTGCCAGACGGGCTCGGTGTGGCCCCCTGCGAGCGCGTCTCTGACCAGCACGTCGATCACGTCGCCGTTCTCGGCGTGGACCATGGTCAGGACGCCGCTGCCGGCGGCCACCTGCATCGCGCGAAAGAGCGTCTCGTCGTCGACCATCAGGGTGCCCTTATAGGCCATGAAGAGCTTGATGGAGGAGACTCCCTGTTCGGGCAGGCTGGGCAGCTCGCGCATCGCCCTGTCATTCAGGTCGGTGATGGCGACGTGAAAGCCGTAGTCGACGCCGGCCTTGTCCCGCGCCTTGCCGTGCCAGGTCTCGAGCGCGTCGGCGAAGCTCTGCCCCTTGCTCTGGATGCAGAAGTCGATGTGGCTGGTCGTCCCGCCAAAGGCCGCGGCAATGTGCCCGGTCTTGAAGTCGTCGTTCGAGACGGTGCCGCCGAAGGGCATGTCGAGGTGCGTGTGCACGTCGATGCCGCCGGGAATGACGTAATGGCCGCGAGCATCCACGACGCTATCGGCCTTGTCGGTGAGCTTCACGCCGATCTTGCTGATCTTGTCGCCCTCGACGAGCAGGTCGGCCCTGGTGGTGTCGCCGGCGGTCACGATGGTGCCGTTCTTGATGAGTGTCGTCACGAAACCCCCTTCATAGCGGTCAGCCGACGGCTGATGGCTCCTTCAATGAATGTTCAATGAATGTCGATGCCAACCTCGCTGCGATATCTTTCCATCTCGTCCCAGTCGGTCGTTACCTCGGGCGCCCGCTCGCTCAGCTCTCGCCAGGTGATGGGCGGCCGCTCCGGCTCCACTGAAACCATGGTGATGCAACCCTCGACCGGGCAGACGAGCGAGCACAGCGCGCAGCCCACGCAGTCGTCCTCGCGCACCACGGGCTGCGGTTTGCTGCCGTTCAGACTGAGGCCGGGCTCGACCTTCTGACCGTCCAGCATGAGGTCGATGCACTGGTGCGCGCCCTCGTCGCAGGCGACGAAGCAGAGGTTGCAGTGGATGCAGAGCTCGGGGTCGATCTTGGCGATGCTCCTGAACGACAGGTCGAAGCCGCCGAAGTCGGAGATCCTCGGCAGGGAGGCGCCGACGACCTCTTGCACCGAGGCGGCGCCCTTCTCGTCGAGCCAGTTCGACAGGCCGTCGCTGAGGTCGTCGATGATCCTAAAGCCGTAGTGCATCACCGCCGTGCAGATCTGCAGGCTGGTGGCGCCCAGGAGCAGGAACTCCGCCGCGTCGCGCCAGGTCTGGATGCCGCCCATGCCGGAAATTGGCAGGCCCGCCCCCCGCACTTTCGCGTCGCCTGCAACCGACGACAAGAGGTGCAGGGCGATGGGCCGCACCGCCGGGCCCGCGTAGCCGCCGTGTCCGCCCTTGCCGCCGATGTTGGGCTTGAGCTTGAAATTGTCCAGGTCCACGCCGATGACCGAGTTGATGGTGTTGATCAGGCTCAAGGCGTCGGCCTTGCCCGCTACCGCCGCTTGGGCGGGCAAGGTGATGTCGGTGACGTTGGGCGTCAGCTTGACGATGACGGGAATCCGCGCGACCGAGGTCACCCACTCGGTGATCACCTTACAGTACTCGGGCACCTGGCCGACCGCCGCGCCCATGCCGCGCTCG contains:
- the hydA gene encoding dihydropyrimidinase — its product is MTTLIKNGTIVTAGDTTRADLLVEGDKISKIGVKLTDKADSVVDARGHYVIPGGIDVHTHLDMPFGGTVSNDDFKTGHIAAAFGGTTSHIDFCIQSKGQSFADALETWHGKARDKAGVDYGFHVAITDLNDRAMRELPSLPEQGVSSIKLFMAYKGTLMVDDETLFRAMQVAAGSGVLTMVHAENGDVIDVLVRDALAGGHTEPVWHARTRPHLAEAEATGRAVALAGMADAALYVVHMTCASAVEQLRLGQWKGLNVHGETCTQYFFMTERDLARPGFEGAKYVCSPPMRTKADGEALWEAVADGTLEIVSTDHCVFNMKGQKDLGRDDFSKIPNGVPGIEDRMMMLYDQGVRKGRLTLNRWVELTATNPAKRFGLYPYKGTVAVGADADLVLWNPKGKKTISAETHHMNVDYNLYEGRTVTGLPAKVWSRGELIVDEGAWLGEAGRGQFLHRDKVY
- the preA gene encoding NAD-dependent dihydropyrimidine dehydrogenase subunit PreA, whose translation is MADLSIDFAGIKSPNPFWLASAPPTNSAYQVNKAFEQGWGGAVWKTIGAPVLNVCNRYGGFEHGGQKLVAINNVELISDRPLEVNLREIAEVKALWPDRAVIVSAMVASDPEAWHDIVRRIEDSGADGIELNYGCPHGMSERGMGAAVGQVPEYCKVITEWVTSVARIPVIVKLTPNVTDITLPAQAAVAGKADALSLINTINSVIGVDLDNFKLKPNIGGKGGHGGYAGPAVRPIALHLLSSVAGDAKVRGAGLPISGMGGIQTWRDAAEFLLLGATSLQICTAVMHYGFRIIDDLSDGLSNWLDEKGAASVQEVVGASLPRISDFGGFDLSFRSIAKIDPELCIHCNLCFVACDEGAHQCIDLMLDGQKVEPGLSLNGSKPQPVVREDDCVGCALCSLVCPVEGCITMVSVEPERPPITWRELSERAPEVTTDWDEMERYRSEVGIDIH